From the Oleiharenicola lentus genome, one window contains:
- a CDS encoding helix-turn-helix domain-containing protein, with protein sequence MPPAAPKFDFSVLRTLREQHELTLAALSEASGVSVGVISKLERNQQSAELDTLYRLARAFGLSATDLLALCESELVHRTAEKAYRSGDFKFRQVKYANVVAHLGSAPAGAKVNRPEIHHDDTEVCWVTAGRIRVTLPHETVELGAGESIQFDAIQQHAYETLADSDFVILHLRKDKRY encoded by the coding sequence GTGCCCCCCGCTGCCCCCAAGTTCGACTTCTCCGTGCTGCGCACCTTGCGCGAGCAGCATGAGTTGACCCTCGCCGCCCTGTCCGAGGCTTCGGGCGTGTCGGTGGGCGTCATCTCCAAACTCGAGCGCAACCAGCAGTCGGCCGAGCTCGACACGCTTTACCGCCTCGCCCGCGCCTTCGGCCTGAGCGCCACCGACCTCCTCGCGCTCTGCGAGTCCGAGCTCGTGCACCGCACGGCCGAGAAGGCCTACCGCTCGGGCGACTTCAAGTTCCGCCAGGTCAAATACGCCAACGTCGTGGCCCACCTCGGCTCCGCGCCCGCCGGCGCCAAGGTCAACCGCCCCGAGATCCACCACGACGACACCGAGGTCTGCTGGGTCACGGCCGGCCGCATCCGTGTTACCCTCCCGCACGAAACCGTCGAGCTCGGGGCGGGCGAGAGCATCCAGTTCGACGCCATCCAACAGCACGCCTACGAGACCCTCGCCGACTCCGACTTCGTGATC